The nucleotide sequence TGGTGCCTGAAGACGTAGAACAACTTGTCACTCTTCCCCTGGAACAGATTTTGAATGGTGCCACAGGAGTTGAGAATGTGATGTCCACTTCTGGTTTAGGTTTGTCAGTGATCAAAGTTCAATTTGCTTGGGGTACCGATATCTACCGCAACCGACAAATCGTCATGGAGAAACTCCCCCTCGCGAAATCTCGCTTGCCTGCAGGTATTGAGCCAATTATGGCTCCGATATCCTCTATCATGGGCCAGATCCAAATTATCGGTATCAATAGTAAAAGTGGCAAACACTCTCCTTCTGATATCCGCGCATTAGCTGATTATCAAATCAAATATGATCTACTGTCTATCCCAGGAGTTTCGAAGGTTATCATTGGTGGCGGTTCAGCCAAACAATTACAAGCCATTATTGATGCGGAAAAACTACGGAGCTTTGGTGTTAGCATCTTAGATGTAGAAACAGCCATTACCAAAAACAACGCCAATAGTAGCGGAGCATTTATTAATTTAGGGACAAAAGCCCCCGCCATTACTGTGCGCGGCTTCATTAAAAGCAAAGAAGATTTAGAGAAGGTTGTCGTCAAAGCCGATGATCTACGCCCTGTGCTTTTAAAAGATGTTGCCACAGTACAATTTGGTCCATCCGCCATAAAAATTGGCGAAGCGGGCATCAATGGCACTCCTGGTGTTTTAATGGTTATCATGAAGCAACCAGGTTACGACACAGTCAAACTCACTGAGCAAATTGAAGAACGTCTGAAAATGCTCTCTTCAAGCCTTGATAGTGATTTGGAAATAAACACTGAATTATTTAAGCAATCGATCTTTATTGAACGCGCCATTGATAATGTCATGGAAGCCGTTCGTGATGGTGGCATTATGGTGGTGATTATCCTTTTTATCTTCTTGATGAATTGGCGAATTACTTTTATTACTCTCACTGCCATTCCTTTATCCATGGCTTTGACGGTACTCGTCTTCTCCATTTTTGATGTATCAATAAACACCATGACTCTTGGAGGTATTGCCGTTGCAATTGGCGCCTTAGTGGATGATGCCATTGTAGATGTTGAAAATGTTTTTAGAAGATTAAAAGAAAATCACCTCAAGGATATCAGTTTACGCGAAAATGCCTTATCCGTTATTTTCAAAGCTTCATCAGAAGTCCGTAAACCGATTGTTATTGGCACCTTACTGGTCATGGTCGTCTATCTCCCTTTATTTTTTCTAACGGGAATGGAAGGTAAATTATTTACTCCTATCGGGGCATCTTATATTATCTCTGTGCTAGCCTCTCTCTTTGTTTCTTTGACGGTTACACCTGTACTTTGTTACTTTTTACTTCCGAATTCACTTTCAAAAAGTTCGGATAAAGAGACTTTCGTGGTACGTACGCTCAAAGTAATTGTGGCGAAAGTGATTGCTGTTAGTATTCGCCGCGCAAAAACTGTTTTAGTTCTCCTCGTTATAGCGCTTGGTATCAGCATTGCTTTCCTCTTGACGCGAGGGACTCAATTCCTACCTCCTTTTAATGAAGGTGTCGCGCAGGTTAACTTAGTTCTTCCTCCAGATACTGGTCTCGATACTTCTAATGCTTATGGTTTACGTCTAGAGAAGTTATTGACTGGAATCAATGGCATTAAAAATGTCACTCGACGTACGGGCCGATCCGAAGGAGATGAACATGCGGAGGGAGTAAATACCTCCGAAATCATCATCAGCTTTGATCCCAAAGTTGAACGCCAACCTGAAGATATCATTGCAGAAATCCGCCAAGAAATCGATGCTGAATTTCCTGGTGTCGCTTATGCGATTGATCAACCCTTAGCGCATTTACTTTCGGCTATGCTTTCAGGAGTCAAAGCTCAAGTCGCGGTTAAAATATTTGGCCCTGATTTAAATATTTTACGCTCTCTCGCAAAAGATGTCGAGCAAGTATTAAAGCCCGTAGATGGCGTCAAAGACTTAATTGTAGAGCCACAAGTCTTGATCCCCAATATTTCGATAGAACCCAAACGTGATAGCCTCGCCTTACATAGCTTAAGTGTGGATGATGTGGGTAAAACTGTCGAACTATCACTAGGTGGGGAAACAGTCTCTCGCTTTATCCAAGGTCAATTTACTTACCCGATCATTTTACGACTTAAAGAAGAAAATCGACAATCCTTGGACGACATTCGCAATCTTTATGTGCGTAAAGATAATGGTGAGCTCATTCGTTTAGCCGATTTAGCTGATGTGAAGCAAACTTTGAGTTCTAATAATATTAAGCACGAGAATGTTGGTCGACGTATTATTGTGCAACATAATGTCGCCGGGCGCTCTCTCGGTGAAGTCGTTGCAGATGTAGATGTCGCACTCGAATCGGTGCGTGAACGCATCAAGGGCTTAAAGGGTTATTCCTTAAGAATCAGTGGCCAATTCGAAGCTCAACGCAAAGCAACAAAGCGAATTTTATTGCTCAGTATTGTCTCCTTACTCTGCATGGTTTTAATTCTCTATATGCATTTCAAGTCTATTAACCTCAGCCTACAGGTGATGATAAGTATTCCCATGGCCTTTTTGGGTGCCGTCACTTATTTAGCCATTAGCAAACAAACTCTCTCAGTTGCAACGCTAGTTGGTTTAATTTCTCTAGGGGGTATTGCGGCCCGAAATGCGATTTTACTCTTGGATCATTACATTCACTTATGTCGTAAAGAACAAATTAAATTTACTCCCGAATTAATTATCCAAGCAGGACAAGAACGTATGGTTCCAGTCATTATGACCGCGCTCACTAGTGGCATAGCACTGATTCCCCTCGCCTTAGCTCCTGGCCAACCTGGTAAAGAAATTCTTTATCCAGTTGCCACGGTAATTATCGGCGGACTCATCTCGAGTACCATACTCGAATTCATTGTTAGTCCTGCCGCGTTTTGGCTCTTTGGGAAAAAAGCTGCTGAAAAGACTGCCGATCCCGAAAAAATAGATTTCGATTTTAAATAAAAACAAAAGGAAAAAATATGAAAAAATTAATCACTTGTTTAATGGTGCTTAGCTGTCTTGCGAACAATTCTTTTGCTGAGGATGATCACAAAGATCATGACCATAGCAAACATGAAGAACATAAAGGCCATGATAAGCACAAAGGGCATGATCATGATAAGCACGAAGGACACGACGATCATGATCATGGTGAACACAAGCCTCATCCAGGCCACGGCGGAGAAACCCTCAAGGTAGGAACTTCTGCTTTACTTTGGTATGCTCACATGGGAAAAAGTGGTGAATTCATAATCGTGCTTTTTAAAAGCGATGGCAAAACACCGAAATCCATCGAAAAGGCACCTCGTTTAAATCTCGCACTAAAATCGGGTCGCAAGCAATTAAAATTCATTGCTTTAAAAGCCGACAGCGAAGGAAAATCTTCTACTTTTGAACTCAAAAGTGATTTACTCAAAGCACATATCCACGGACAAATCTCCATCAAAGTTGATGGAAAATCCCATATATTGAATCTCATTGATCACCATTAAGTAGAAACTTAAGCTTATAAAAGCCTAAAGCATGAAAATGTTTTGGGCTTTATTTTTTCTCGGAATGAAAACTAAAGCGTTGTACAGATGCACCATCACGCTCAATGATTTCAGAAAACATCGCTAAAGGACGAATCCATAAAGCTCTTTCCCCATACATGGGTCTATAAATCACAAAGTCTTCTTCTGTTTCACTATCCTTTGCCACATCAATGACTTGATAAAAGTTCCCTTTATAATGACGGTAAATACCTTTTTTCATTTCAGCCTTTATTTTTTATGTTAAATTTTATGTAAGATAGCTTCGAGAAAAGAGCTGTACAAGGCTCTCATTATTGTATCTCAGACAATTGCCTTCATATTCATAAGACTATTTACCAATTAATTTTAGAGTTTAAAATGCCCAAAGTACTACTTACAATTTCACTCCTTTTATTTTGGGGTTGTACCAACCACACAGAACTGAGTATTCACTCTCAAGTAAAAAATGTTCACAGTATTTCTTCAAGTGAAGGTCAAGACTTATTTCAGACTATCGACCAAGAACTCTATCTGAAAACTAAAAAATACTGGCAAGCCCAAAGAAAAAATTACTGTGGTGTTTGCTCACTGACAATTGCAGGCAATACACTTAATCAAAATAACCACATTGATCAAGATAACTTTTTTGATAATATGGTAGCTGAAGAAGTTATCCTCCCTGCGACGGTCGCAAAAATGGGAATGACCCTGCGAGAACTTCATGAAGCCACCGTTCGTCGCCTTGTAAATATAAAAGTAGCAAAGCATTACGCTCACATATCTGGCTTAGATCTCTTTCGTTTGCAGCTAAAAAACTTAAATACTGATACTCAACTCATCGTCAACTTTTCTCGGCAATCACTGAAGGGCGAGGGCATGCGCTCTGGACACTTCTCTTTAGCCACGGCTTACGATGCCAAATCGCGAAAAGTTTTAATTCTCGAAGTCCAATCAAGTCGTGAATCCTTTTGGGTTCAAGATAAAGATCTCTACAATGCCATGCTCGCAGTAGACCCCGTCAGCAAAATCCCGCGTGGCTGGTTACTTTTAAACAAGGAAAAATAATGCATTATTATCTTATAACTCTTTTCTTCATCAGCTCTTCTCTACTCTTAGCAGATCCTATTATTAGAGCTCCTAACATAGACTTCAAAAATAGTTCAATTAGCCGTGCCAAAAACTTAATGATTGTTTGTCAAGATGACAAAGCAGCAAGTGCTGGACTCGAAATTCTTGAAGCTGGGGGAAATGCTGCAGATGCGGGGGTTGCCATCGCCTATGCACTTGCGGTTACTCAACCCAAAGCCGGCAACCTTGGCGGTGGTGGATTCGCCCTCTATTATGATGCCGAAACTAAAAAAACTATTGCCATAGATTTTCGTGAACGCGCTCCTGCTGCGACTACAAAAGAAGATTTCCTTAAAGCTGATGGCAGTGTTGATCATGACGCCCTACGCTTTTCACCCAAAGCCTGTGCTGTACCAGGAACTTTGGCAGGCATCGATTTTATTAATAAAAATTTCGGTCAGCTTAAACATAAAAGCCTCATTGAACCTGCTATCATCCTTGCTGAAGATGGCTTTGCAATCTCCGCAGGCCTCGCTTATGACCTTAAGGTAAAACGTGATTTTCTTGGGAACAAGAAGGAAGCTAAGCGTATTTTTTTTCCTGAAGGAAAACTCATGAAAGAAGGTGACATCCTTGTACAGGAGGATCTTGCTAACACACTTAGACGCTTAAAAAAATACGGTCCAAGCTATTTCTATAATAGCCACATGGGCAAAGAATTTGTCAATTGGCACAAAGAAAATGGTGGCCTCATTGCACTCTCAGATCTCAAACGTTATAAAGTTATAGGGCGAGAACCCTTAGTAGGCAACTACCGTGGTCTTAAAATATTTTCCATGCCCGCTCCTAGTTCTGGTGGAATGCACCTTATACAAATGTTAAATATTCTCGAAAACTACAATTTAGAGAAGCTACCCAAAGACCAATATTTCCATCTCTTAGCCGAAACTATGAAACTCGCCTATGCCGATCGTAGTCATTACCCAGGCGATCCCGATTTCAATCATATTCCACAACAAGAAATCATTTCAAAAAAATACGCCAAGAAATTAAAGAAAACGATTAAGCTAAAGAAAGCTCGTCCCGCAGAAGATATATCACACGGAAAACCAGGACCCCACGAAAGCAATGACACCACTCACTTTTCTGTTACAGATCGTCAAGGCAATGTACTAAGTTTTACTTACACCATCAATTATAGCTTTGGCAGTGGCATCATCATT is from Lentisphaera profundi and encodes:
- a CDS encoding phytochelatin synthase family protein, giving the protein MPKVLLTISLLLFWGCTNHTELSIHSQVKNVHSISSSEGQDLFQTIDQELYLKTKKYWQAQRKNYCGVCSLTIAGNTLNQNNHIDQDNFFDNMVAEEVILPATVAKMGMTLRELHEATVRRLVNIKVAKHYAHISGLDLFRLQLKNLNTDTQLIVNFSRQSLKGEGMRSGHFSLATAYDAKSRKVLILEVQSSRESFWVQDKDLYNAMLAVDPVSKIPRGWLLLNKEK
- the ggt gene encoding gamma-glutamyltransferase, which codes for MHYYLITLFFISSSLLLADPIIRAPNIDFKNSSISRAKNLMIVCQDDKAASAGLEILEAGGNAADAGVAIAYALAVTQPKAGNLGGGGFALYYDAETKKTIAIDFRERAPAATTKEDFLKADGSVDHDALRFSPKACAVPGTLAGIDFINKNFGQLKHKSLIEPAIILAEDGFAISAGLAYDLKVKRDFLGNKKEAKRIFFPEGKLMKEGDILVQEDLANTLRRLKKYGPSYFYNSHMGKEFVNWHKENGGLIALSDLKRYKVIGREPLVGNYRGLKIFSMPAPSSGGMHLIQMLNILENYNLEKLPKDQYFHLLAETMKLAYADRSHYPGDPDFNHIPQQEIISKKYAKKLKKTIKLKKARPAEDISHGKPGPHESNDTTHFSVTDRQGNVLSFTYTINYSFGSGIIIPGFGFFLNNEMDDFAILEGVPNSYGLLGGKANFIKSDKRPLSSMTPTIVFKNDKPYLCTGSPGGSRIITTVLQVLVNIIDFNMDLREATLRPRIHHQWLPDQLEYEAGLDENIVESLKAKGHNTKEVSPFGCTETIMIRYDGKHGFADPRRIDGKALGL
- a CDS encoding DUF1653 domain-containing protein is translated as MKKGIYRHYKGNFYQVIDVAKDSETEEDFVIYRPMYGERALWIRPLAMFSEIIERDGASVQRFSFHSEKK
- a CDS encoding efflux RND transporter permease subunit, which codes for MLNKIISFALKNRIFVVCAALLISGAGFFIAKDMPIDVLPDLNRPTVVIMTEAHAMVPEDVEQLVTLPLEQILNGATGVENVMSTSGLGLSVIKVQFAWGTDIYRNRQIVMEKLPLAKSRLPAGIEPIMAPISSIMGQIQIIGINSKSGKHSPSDIRALADYQIKYDLLSIPGVSKVIIGGGSAKQLQAIIDAEKLRSFGVSILDVETAITKNNANSSGAFINLGTKAPAITVRGFIKSKEDLEKVVVKADDLRPVLLKDVATVQFGPSAIKIGEAGINGTPGVLMVIMKQPGYDTVKLTEQIEERLKMLSSSLDSDLEINTELFKQSIFIERAIDNVMEAVRDGGIMVVIILFIFLMNWRITFITLTAIPLSMALTVLVFSIFDVSINTMTLGGIAVAIGALVDDAIVDVENVFRRLKENHLKDISLRENALSVIFKASSEVRKPIVIGTLLVMVVYLPLFFLTGMEGKLFTPIGASYIISVLASLFVSLTVTPVLCYFLLPNSLSKSSDKETFVVRTLKVIVAKVIAVSIRRAKTVLVLLVIALGISIAFLLTRGTQFLPPFNEGVAQVNLVLPPDTGLDTSNAYGLRLEKLLTGINGIKNVTRRTGRSEGDEHAEGVNTSEIIISFDPKVERQPEDIIAEIRQEIDAEFPGVAYAIDQPLAHLLSAMLSGVKAQVAVKIFGPDLNILRSLAKDVEQVLKPVDGVKDLIVEPQVLIPNISIEPKRDSLALHSLSVDDVGKTVELSLGGETVSRFIQGQFTYPIILRLKEENRQSLDDIRNLYVRKDNGELIRLADLADVKQTLSSNNIKHENVGRRIIVQHNVAGRSLGEVVADVDVALESVRERIKGLKGYSLRISGQFEAQRKATKRILLLSIVSLLCMVLILYMHFKSINLSLQVMISIPMAFLGAVTYLAISKQTLSVATLVGLISLGGIAARNAILLLDHYIHLCRKEQIKFTPELIIQAGQERMVPVIMTALTSGIALIPLALAPGQPGKEILYPVATVIIGGLISSTILEFIVSPAAFWLFGKKAAEKTADPEKIDFDFK